One Cryptosporangium aurantiacum DNA window includes the following coding sequences:
- a CDS encoding ABC transporter permease, with protein sequence MSVVRALLRSPSGLVGTVLVGVLLGTALLSLFWTPYDPTLVDPRASWVPAFSGDHWLGTDTAGKDILSQLIAGSRITVLVAVLASLIAVLLGVALAILTAVPPRWISESLAHVLDVLIAFPVLLLAMVFAAVFGGSTWTGVTAVGLGLAVIVARVTRAEIMRVMAADYVLAARASGAGIGRIVGRHVLPNVAPTLVVQASLALAIAVLAEAALSYLGYGTPPPTPSWGRLLHEQQPYLTVRPLLVVWPGLVIALTVLGFNLLGDGLRDAIDPQLRRDRTVG encoded by the coding sequence ATGAGTGTTGTCCGGGCGCTGCTGCGCAGCCCGAGCGGCCTGGTCGGAACGGTCCTGGTCGGGGTGCTGCTCGGCACGGCGTTGCTGTCGCTCTTCTGGACGCCGTACGACCCGACGCTCGTCGACCCGCGCGCGTCCTGGGTGCCGGCGTTCTCCGGTGACCACTGGCTCGGCACCGACACCGCGGGCAAGGACATCCTGAGCCAGCTGATCGCCGGTTCCCGGATCACCGTGCTGGTCGCGGTGCTGGCGTCGTTGATCGCGGTGCTGCTCGGCGTCGCGCTGGCGATCCTGACCGCGGTGCCGCCGCGATGGATCTCGGAGTCCCTGGCGCACGTGCTCGACGTCCTGATCGCGTTTCCGGTGCTGCTGCTCGCGATGGTGTTCGCCGCGGTGTTCGGCGGGTCGACGTGGACCGGCGTGACCGCGGTGGGCCTCGGCCTCGCGGTGATCGTCGCCCGGGTGACCCGCGCCGAGATCATGCGGGTGATGGCCGCGGACTACGTGCTGGCCGCGCGGGCGTCCGGCGCGGGCATCGGCCGGATCGTCGGGCGGCACGTGCTGCCGAACGTCGCGCCGACGCTCGTCGTCCAGGCGTCGCTGGCGCTGGCGATCGCGGTGCTCGCCGAGGCCGCGCTCTCCTACCTCGGGTACGGCACGCCGCCGCCGACGCCGTCCTGGGGACGGTTGCTGCACGAGCAGCAGCCGTATCTGACCGTCCGGCCGCTGCTGGTGGTCTGGCCTGGACTGGTGATCGCGCTGACCGTGCTCGGCTTCAACCTGCTCGGCGACGGGCTACGGGATGCGATCGACCCGCAGCTGCGCCGGGATCGGACCGTCGGATGA
- a CDS encoding ABC transporter substrate-binding protein — MRKTGLLALLVAGLVALTSCSSEDGDASAGAADTNATVTVRLKLEPTSLDLTTVAGAALDQVLLDNVYQGLLTRDASDKIVPSLASEYEAAPDGLSYTFTLNPKATFHDGSPVTAADVVWSYEQVLSPKSANPNKIDFAQVASVTAPDEKTVKIALKQRDSNFTYALTNRAGVVYKKGATGLADSENGTGPFTLDKWQRGASLTFLRHDEYWGEEAKVAKVVFRYIPDDNAANNATLAGDIDVLTALDPKLLAPYENNQDFAVQEGIASDKIVLGFNNAYGPLKDVRVRRAIRQAIDKDGLISSYGEGIRIGGPVASTDPWYDESLTSIDKYDPAAAKKLLAEAGVSNLKLTLTVANFYPPLYAEYVTSQLKQVGITVEIKSVPFATWLDTVFTEANYQLSIVDHAEARDIGIWANPKYYFRYDSKAVQKLVADAQVAPSEDQRDELLAQAAKQVSEDAAGDFLSGGQIHTVVRKGVEGFPKDSTSSRLNLASVTAS, encoded by the coding sequence GTGCGTAAGACCGGCCTTCTGGCCCTGTTAGTGGCGGGTCTCGTCGCGCTGACGAGTTGCAGCAGCGAGGACGGCGACGCGAGCGCCGGGGCTGCGGACACCAACGCGACCGTCACCGTGCGGCTGAAGCTGGAGCCGACCAGCCTCGACCTCACGACGGTGGCGGGCGCGGCGCTCGACCAGGTGCTGCTCGACAACGTCTACCAGGGCCTGCTGACCCGGGACGCTTCGGACAAGATCGTGCCGTCGCTCGCCTCCGAGTACGAGGCCGCGCCCGATGGGCTCAGCTACACGTTCACGCTCAACCCGAAGGCGACGTTCCACGACGGCTCGCCGGTCACCGCCGCCGACGTCGTCTGGTCGTACGAGCAGGTGCTCAGCCCGAAGTCGGCCAACCCGAACAAGATCGACTTCGCCCAGGTCGCCTCGGTCACCGCGCCGGACGAGAAGACCGTGAAGATCGCGCTCAAGCAGCGCGACAGCAACTTCACCTACGCGCTGACCAACCGCGCGGGCGTCGTCTACAAGAAGGGCGCGACCGGGCTGGCCGACAGCGAGAACGGCACCGGGCCGTTCACGCTGGACAAGTGGCAGCGCGGTGCGAGCCTCACCTTCCTGCGTCACGACGAGTACTGGGGCGAGGAAGCCAAGGTCGCCAAGGTCGTCTTCCGTTACATCCCGGACGACAACGCGGCGAACAACGCGACGCTCGCCGGCGACATCGACGTGCTCACCGCGCTCGACCCGAAGCTGCTCGCGCCGTACGAGAACAACCAGGACTTCGCCGTCCAGGAGGGCATCGCGTCGGACAAGATCGTCCTCGGCTTCAACAACGCGTACGGCCCGCTGAAGGACGTCCGGGTGCGCCGGGCGATCCGGCAGGCGATCGACAAGGACGGGCTGATCTCGAGCTACGGCGAGGGCATTCGGATCGGTGGTCCGGTCGCTTCGACCGACCCCTGGTACGACGAGAGCCTGACCAGCATCGACAAGTACGACCCGGCCGCGGCCAAGAAACTGCTCGCCGAGGCCGGCGTCTCGAACCTGAAGCTGACGCTGACCGTGGCGAACTTCTACCCGCCGCTCTACGCCGAGTACGTCACGTCGCAGCTCAAGCAGGTCGGGATCACCGTCGAGATCAAGTCGGTGCCGTTCGCGACCTGGCTGGACACCGTCTTCACCGAGGCGAACTACCAGCTCTCGATCGTCGACCACGCCGAAGCGCGCGACATCGGCATCTGGGCCAACCCGAAGTACTACTTCCGCTACGACAGCAAGGCCGTGCAGAAGCTGGTCGCCGACGCGCAGGTCGCGCCGTCCGAGGACCAGCGTGACGAGCTGCTCGCGCAGGCCGCGAAGCAGGTGTCCGAGGACGCGGCGGGCGACTTCCTGTCCGGCGGCCAGATCCACACCGTGGTGCGCAAGGGCGTCGAGGGCTTCCCGAAGGACTCGACCAGCTCCCGACTGAACCTGGCGAGCGTCACCGCCTCATGA
- a CDS encoding ABC transporter ATP-binding protein has protein sequence MTVLLSASALHKSYRLPRRSLFSSAARRRAVGGVDLELAEGRHLGIVGESGSGKSTLTRLLLGLERPDAGEVRFRDVRVTPGRQEWFRREVQVVLQDPRASLDPRMTVRQIVAEPLECLRVAGDVRARVAEVLTAVGLGPEIMGRYPHEFSGGQRQRIAIARALAPGPKVLIGDEPLSALDVVVRSSVLALLRTLADEFGLTLVLVSHDIGVVQQLCADVLVMKDGVVVERGPTSQVLSAPQHPYTQALLAAVPQLPSEVL, from the coding sequence GTGACCGTGCTGCTCTCCGCGTCCGCGCTGCACAAGTCGTACCGGCTGCCGCGGCGGTCGCTGTTCTCGTCGGCGGCGCGGCGGCGGGCCGTGGGCGGTGTGGACCTCGAACTGGCCGAGGGCAGGCACCTCGGCATCGTCGGAGAGTCCGGCTCCGGCAAGTCGACGCTCACCCGGCTGCTGCTCGGGCTGGAGCGTCCGGACGCCGGGGAGGTGCGGTTCCGGGACGTCCGGGTGACGCCGGGGCGCCAGGAGTGGTTCCGGCGCGAGGTGCAGGTCGTTCTGCAGGACCCGCGGGCGTCGCTGGATCCGCGGATGACCGTGCGGCAGATCGTGGCGGAGCCGCTGGAGTGCCTACGGGTCGCGGGCGACGTCCGGGCCCGCGTCGCCGAGGTGCTGACCGCCGTCGGGCTCGGCCCGGAGATCATGGGCCGCTACCCGCACGAGTTCTCCGGTGGCCAGCGGCAGCGGATCGCGATCGCCCGTGCGCTCGCCCCTGGACCGAAGGTGCTGATCGGCGACGAGCCGCTGAGCGCCCTGGACGTCGTCGTGCGGTCCTCGGTGCTCGCGCTGCTCCGGACGCTGGCCGACGAGTTCGGGCTCACGCTCGTGCTGGTGTCCCACGACATCGGCGTCGTGCAGCAGCTCTGCGCGGACGTGCTCGTGATGAAGGACGGCGTCGTCGTGGAACGCGGCCCGACTTCCCAGGTGCTTTCCGCGCCGCAGCACCCGTACACCCAGGCGCTGCTCGCCGCGGTGCCGCAGCTGCCTTCGGAGGTGTTGTGA
- a CDS encoding ABC transporter permease: MMPFVLRRLGLLLGSLVLASVLVFLLLRLLPGDMAQVIAGTQATPEAVANLRHQLGTDRPLVTQYFDWIGGVVTGDFGRSPLSGASIGAELTEKLSVTVPLVIGAIVLAIVLAVPGGILAAALHRRRSGTVISVVSQLGIAVPTLWLGLVLAVLFAVHLRWLPAQGFPIDGWSDSSRAVRSLVLPAVTLALAEGAVLLRYVRSATLEVLHQDWLRTARAKGLTRTRALLRHGVRNAALSVVSVLGLQIATLLVGAIVVETVFNLPGAGQLLVRDVGNRDLVAVQSEVLIVSAAVLVVGFTIDVAHRLIDPRLRRAS; encoded by the coding sequence ATGATGCCGTTCGTGCTCCGGCGGCTCGGGCTACTGCTCGGGTCGCTGGTGCTCGCCAGCGTGCTGGTGTTCCTGCTGCTGCGGTTGCTCCCGGGCGACATGGCACAGGTGATCGCCGGCACGCAGGCGACGCCGGAGGCGGTGGCCAACCTGCGCCACCAGCTCGGCACCGACCGGCCGCTGGTCACCCAGTACTTCGACTGGATCGGCGGGGTCGTGACCGGCGACTTCGGACGGTCACCGCTCTCCGGCGCGTCGATCGGCGCCGAGCTGACCGAGAAGCTGTCGGTCACGGTCCCGCTGGTGATCGGTGCGATCGTGCTCGCGATCGTGCTGGCCGTGCCCGGCGGGATTCTGGCCGCCGCCCTGCACCGGCGGCGGTCCGGCACCGTGATCTCGGTGGTGAGCCAGCTGGGGATCGCGGTGCCGACGCTGTGGCTGGGCCTGGTGCTGGCCGTGCTGTTCGCGGTGCACCTGCGCTGGCTGCCCGCGCAGGGGTTCCCGATCGACGGCTGGTCCGATTCGTCGCGGGCCGTGCGCAGCCTGGTGTTGCCCGCGGTGACGCTCGCGCTCGCCGAGGGCGCGGTGCTGCTGCGGTACGTGCGCTCGGCGACGCTCGAGGTGCTGCACCAGGACTGGCTGCGTACGGCGCGCGCGAAGGGCCTCACCCGGACCCGGGCATTGCTGCGGCACGGCGTCCGGAACGCGGCGCTGTCGGTCGTGTCGGTCCTCGGGCTGCAGATCGCGACGCTGCTGGTCGGCGCGATCGTCGTCGAGACCGTGTTCAACCTGCCGGGCGCGGGCCAGCTGCTGGTCCGCGACGTCGGCAACCGCGACCTGGTCGCGGTGCAGAGCGAGGTGCTGATCGTCAGCGCGGCCGTGCTCGTCGTCGGCTTCACGATCGACGTCGCCCACCGCCTCATCGATCCGCGCCTGCGGAGGGCCTCATGA
- a CDS encoding LLM class flavin-dependent oxidoreductase, protein MKLGFLTHVHGPERAASEVYRDLVEFFVAAVAEDAAVLDALTGGRLQLGLGTGRPGPPG, encoded by the coding sequence GTGAAGCTCGGCTTCCTCACTCATGTGCACGGCCCGGAACGCGCCGCGTCCGAGGTCTACCGCGACCTCGTGGAGTTCTTCGTCGCCGCGGTGGCCGAGGACGCCGCGGTGCTCGACGCGCTGACCGGTGGGCGGTTGCAGCTCGGGCTCGGCACCGGCAGGCCCGGGCCGCCGGGCTGA
- a CDS encoding LLM class flavin-dependent oxidoreductase produces the protein MTHLAVEIDGPGAHPAAGHTLDPFDPDVVVRSARLAEDAGFVLVTLADAAQGGLEAGVRAAYLALRTHRIGLAPTLHVTTTEPFHLATQLASLDHASQGRGGWVVGAQNTATALATTGREPLEPDALRREVADVVEVNRALWDSWEDDATIRDVATGRFLDPDRVHHVNFTGDTFSIVGPLITPRPPQGQVVVLGADTLGVTGQLDIALVGGDVAARAAAARAAGAPLVFAEVEVLIDESGERRDTADSWAPSDRLRHVGSVAALRDLIDRLGATVDGVRLHPAETAVDLPLLAEALPADTLPAEALPADAGRPASSGTLRERLGLPRPANRFAATVGEATP, from the coding sequence ATGACTCATCTGGCGGTGGAGATCGACGGTCCCGGCGCCCATCCGGCCGCCGGACACACGCTTGATCCCTTCGATCCCGACGTTGTGGTCCGGTCCGCGCGGCTCGCCGAGGACGCCGGATTCGTGCTGGTCACGCTCGCCGACGCGGCGCAGGGTGGGCTCGAGGCCGGTGTCCGCGCTGCCTACCTGGCGTTACGCACCCATCGGATCGGGCTGGCGCCGACCTTGCACGTCACCACCACCGAGCCGTTCCACCTGGCTACTCAGCTCGCCAGCCTCGACCATGCGAGCCAGGGTCGCGGCGGGTGGGTCGTCGGCGCGCAGAACACGGCCACGGCACTCGCGACGACCGGCCGCGAGCCGCTGGAGCCCGACGCGCTGCGCCGCGAGGTCGCCGACGTGGTCGAGGTCAACCGCGCGCTCTGGGACTCCTGGGAGGACGACGCCACGATCCGCGACGTCGCGACCGGGCGCTTCCTCGACCCCGATCGCGTCCACCACGTGAACTTCACCGGCGACACGTTCTCGATCGTCGGGCCGCTGATCACACCGCGGCCGCCGCAGGGCCAGGTCGTCGTGCTCGGCGCGGACACGCTCGGCGTCACCGGACAGTTGGACATCGCCCTCGTCGGTGGTGACGTCGCCGCGCGTGCGGCCGCGGCCCGTGCGGCCGGTGCTCCCCTGGTGTTCGCCGAGGTCGAGGTCCTGATCGACGAGTCGGGCGAGCGACGCGACACGGCGGACTCGTGGGCGCCGTCCGATCGGCTGCGGCACGTGGGGTCGGTCGCAGCGCTCCGCGACCTGATCGATCGCTTGGGAGCGACCGTGGACGGCGTCCGCCTGCACCCCGCCGAGACCGCGGTCGACCTCCCGCTCCTGGCCGAGGCGCTGCCGGCCGACACTCTGCCGGCCGAGGCGCTGCCGGCCGACGCGGGCCGCCCGGCGTCGTCCGGAACGCTCCGTGAGCGGCTCGGCCTTCCGCGCCCGGCCAACCGATTCGCAGCGACCGTCGGAGAGGCAACACCGTGA
- a CDS encoding ATP-binding cassette domain-containing protein: MSLLEVEGLTVRIGGRPVVSDVSLTLDSGDRLGLIGASGSGKSLTALAILGLLPDGAVVNGSVRLDGTELIGLGDRALSRIRGRRVAMVFQEPQTALNPLMRIGRQIGEPLRLHAGLSRRAAAAAAVELAAEVGLPDPDRLVHSYPHELSGGQRQRVGLAIGLACRPALLLADEPTTALDVTVQAGVLRLLDRLVDDHDTALLFISHDLAVVHQVCRRVAVLADGRVLEEGTVTDIVQSPQHEGTRALIAAARATSWVPGKVLAP, from the coding sequence ATGAGCCTGCTCGAGGTGGAGGGGCTGACGGTCCGGATCGGTGGGCGTCCGGTGGTGTCCGACGTCAGTCTCACGCTGGACTCGGGGGACCGGCTCGGGCTGATCGGGGCGTCCGGGTCCGGGAAGTCGCTGACCGCGCTGGCGATCCTGGGGTTACTGCCGGACGGAGCCGTCGTCAATGGGTCGGTGCGGCTCGACGGGACCGAGCTGATCGGGCTGGGCGACCGCGCGCTGTCCCGGATCCGCGGACGTCGTGTCGCGATGGTGTTCCAGGAGCCGCAGACCGCGCTCAACCCGCTGATGCGGATCGGGCGGCAGATCGGCGAGCCGCTCCGGCTGCACGCGGGGTTGTCCCGGCGGGCGGCAGCCGCGGCCGCGGTCGAGCTGGCCGCCGAGGTCGGGCTCCCCGACCCGGACCGGCTCGTGCACTCCTACCCGCACGAGCTGTCCGGCGGTCAGCGCCAGCGGGTGGGGCTGGCGATCGGGCTGGCGTGCCGGCCCGCGCTGCTGCTGGCCGACGAGCCGACCACCGCGCTGGACGTCACCGTGCAGGCCGGCGTGCTGCGGCTGCTCGACCGGCTCGTCGACGACCACGACACCGCGCTGCTGTTCATCAGCCACGACCTGGCCGTCGTCCACCAGGTCTGCCGCCGGGTCGCGGTACTCGCCGACGGCCGAGTACTGGAGGAGGGAACGGTGACCGACATCGTGCAGTCGCCGCAGCACGAGGGAACGCGCGCGCTGATCGCCGCGGCCCGTGCCACGTCCTGGGTGCCGGGGAAGGTGCTGGCGCCGTGA
- a CDS encoding MFS transporter, which translates to MSDASRRWALRLCLAAGFTTLIDQSVLNVAIPSIRSSLDAGPHEVQWILAGYSFAFGLALVPGGRLGDAHGRRGYFLAGFALFTLTSVVAGTAQHGWVVAAARIVQGLGAGMVNPQVLGLIQDEFRGAERARALGAYATTGGVAATIGPVVGGALIGVAGPDWGWRLIALINVPFGVATLILAARYLPRRLPVRRRTPLDVPGLILLGALTLCVLLPVTLSGGVPVAVWVAVGAALLAGLVTWERWYARTGRAPVLHPALVRSRAFVCGSLVAMFNFGAVLAMSLVIVLHLQEAAGESPLAAALTTLPSAVAFGLTSAVSWRALARLGPRLLRYSTALGAASALATLACAVWVPDRHLWFAFAITQLAFGISGGLTVSPNQALTLRHAPAEVAGLAAGFLQVVQRISAAVSLAVVSGLALAAPITGYRHATASGLVFCTVLLVGSLIAAFGVRVGLSRSAAHSVPL; encoded by the coding sequence ATGTCCGACGCCTCCCGGCGGTGGGCGCTCCGTTTGTGCCTCGCCGCCGGTTTCACCACGTTGATCGACCAGTCGGTCCTGAACGTGGCGATCCCGTCGATCCGGTCCTCACTGGACGCCGGTCCGCACGAAGTCCAGTGGATCCTGGCCGGCTATTCGTTCGCGTTCGGTCTCGCGCTGGTGCCCGGTGGGCGGCTCGGCGACGCGCACGGCCGCCGGGGGTACTTCCTGGCCGGGTTCGCGCTGTTCACGCTGACCAGCGTGGTCGCCGGTACCGCGCAGCACGGTTGGGTGGTCGCGGCCGCCCGGATCGTGCAGGGGCTGGGAGCCGGGATGGTCAACCCGCAGGTGCTCGGCCTGATCCAGGACGAGTTCCGGGGCGCCGAACGGGCCCGGGCGCTCGGCGCGTACGCGACGACCGGAGGCGTGGCCGCGACGATCGGGCCGGTAGTGGGCGGCGCGCTGATCGGCGTGGCCGGGCCGGACTGGGGCTGGCGGCTGATCGCGCTGATCAACGTGCCGTTCGGGGTGGCGACGTTGATCCTGGCCGCGCGGTATCTCCCGCGCCGGCTTCCCGTGCGGCGGCGGACGCCACTCGACGTGCCCGGCCTGATCCTGCTCGGCGCGCTGACGCTCTGCGTCCTGCTGCCGGTGACGCTGTCCGGCGGTGTGCCGGTGGCGGTGTGGGTGGCCGTCGGCGCGGCCCTGCTCGCGGGTCTCGTGACCTGGGAACGGTGGTATGCCCGGACCGGACGAGCCCCGGTGCTGCACCCGGCGCTGGTCCGCTCCCGGGCGTTCGTCTGCGGGAGCCTCGTCGCGATGTTCAACTTCGGGGCGGTGCTCGCGATGTCGCTGGTGATCGTGCTTCACCTGCAGGAGGCCGCCGGGGAGTCCCCGCTGGCCGCGGCGCTGACCACGCTCCCGAGCGCGGTCGCGTTCGGGCTCACGTCGGCGGTCAGCTGGCGCGCGCTCGCGCGCCTGGGGCCTCGGCTGCTGCGCTACTCGACCGCGCTCGGCGCCGCGAGCGCGCTGGCGACGCTGGCGTGCGCGGTCTGGGTCCCGGACCGGCACCTGTGGTTCGCGTTCGCGATCACCCAGCTCGCGTTCGGGATCAGCGGCGGGCTGACCGTCTCGCCCAACCAGGCGCTGACGCTGCGGCACGCTCCGGCCGAGGTCGCCGGCCTCGCGGCCGGGTTCCTCCAGGTCGTCCAGCGGATCTCGGCCGCCGTGAGCCTCGCGGTCGTGAGCGGGCTCGCGCTGGCGGCGCCGATCACCGGGTATCGCCACGCGACCGCCTCCGGCCTGGTGTTCTGCACGGTGCTGCTGGTGGGCTCACTGATCGCGGCGTTCGGCGTCCGAGTAGGACTCTCCCGAAGCGCTGCACATTCTGTGCCGTTATAG